CTGGTATGCCTGCAGAGGGATGCAGACAGTGGTTTCCTGGGTTACCTGGAATGGACCTGCCTATAAGTAGATGTTATCCCATAGGACAACACTTCACCCTGTTCTGATTCTGCATAGTAAGATTGGACTCTGGTGGTCAGTCAACATGTCTGATGACTCAAAGAGTATCCCTCCGGAACAGCTGCCATCGGATGACCTCCACCCGCCGCCAATGCCGGTGATCAACCTGGGTCACCTTATTCTTGAACCCGAAACACGATCCGGTGTGGTAGAAGATATCGCCAAAGCATGCCATGATCTCGGGTACTTCCAGGTATGCTCCCGAGAACATTTCTTGTTTTTTTCCTTTTACCTTGTCATTTCTCCCACTGTCCAAACTCACATAGTTAACATTGCCACTTGTGCACACTGTGCTAGAATGTAGATCAAGGAAGCTGACCTGTACATGGAAAATGTGAGAAAATTAAACTAGATTTGCCATTGTAGAAACGTTCCAAAAAGGGCTAGGAGGACCTCCTTTCAAATACCGCAGACATATTTGTTAGTATACGCAGAAGATTCTTACAGGAGCATGGTTTGATGAGCTCCATTCCCACTTTTGGCCCCCAAATGAGGAGTTTGAGCTATGCATAATTAGGTGTATATAGAGTATAACAGACCGCACACATAATTGTACGAGACAATGGCGACTGTCTGAAACTAGATCAAATGGAGGACGACCAGTTCCTTTATGTCGCTTGGTTGCAGGGAAACTGACAAATAGAATGAAGCGAAAAGTTCAAACCCATTTCGCCACTCAGTAGTCCAGTATTCATGGGAATGACAAAACTACTAGTTGAAGCTCACTTTAGTACTCACAAATGGTAGATATTCCTATACTTGTCGCATTCTTCATATTTTTTCTTTATGTGCATATATCCAGAAAGCATTGCGCTTTATGTAAATTTCTTTTTATCTGTAAATCCGTCTTCATTAATTTAATGTACAATATGTAACAGAAAGCTTCTACAGTCCATATGCACAAGCATATGTTTCTTCATTATTAGTCAACAGTTGGTCAAAGTTCTAAACCTGTAACAAAGTCTAAGCTTACTCATTAATGGCTGGTTTAACTCTAGTTCCTGGGTCCATGTAGGCACAACAAGGAAGCGAACAGTATTGCTGTGGTTTGTTTTCTGACAAAGGTGATCTTCCATTAATGGAAATAAAAAAACCAATTGATATAAAATGTGCCTTATGTGCATATAAAAATGCTCAAGCTTCAAGTTTCAGTGTTTCACACATAAGGGATGTCAAGGTTCTCAAGGATTAATGACTAAAACATATGAGAAAAGAAAAGAATTCGTCAGAATGTTTCTTCTTCTGATTAAGTAACTACATAAAAGGATAACTTAAGCTACTGTCTTTTCCTAGAACCCTTGTTGGACACTAACTAACTAGCAGGTGGTAAGCAAAGAAAGAAAGCTTATATGTGTATCTAGTCTCTGATGATTCCTCCATTTTTGCAGGTTATTAACCATGGGATCAGTCAATCTGTCATGGATGGTGCTTTTGAAGCAGCTTTAGATTTCTTCAAACTGCCAAGTGAGATAAAGGAAGAGTTTGCATCAGATGACCTTCGACAGCCCGTTAGATATGACACCAGCTCAAAGGATGGCATTAGTATGTCACGGGCATTCCTAAAGCATTATGCTCATCCCCTCAGTGATTGGATGCAATATTGGCCAGAAAAGCCACCAATCTACAGGTAAAAGATCATCTTACAAAATCTACTTACATTCTCAAACTACAGAACCAAATGTGTGTGTGTCTGTAAGAGCCATCATAACTCATTTTTGTTTACTGAAAACAGGAAACACATGGGAACTTTAGCTGTTGAAGTAAGGAGGGTGGCTTTGCAGCTCATGGAGGCGATACTTGAAGGCATGGGATTGGGAAAGGATTACCAACATGAGAAATTTGAAGAAGGATTGCAGCTAATGTCAGTGAATTGCTACCCTAAAGAATCAGAAGGTGATGCGGCGATAGGGCTGGCACCGCATTCTGATTACGGATTCCTTACCATCTTGCTCACAAGTTGTCGGGGCCTGGAGGTCGTTGATCGCAACAGCAACAGCTGGAAAGTGGTACAGCAACTCCCACATGCATTGCATGTACACGTAGGAGACCACATGGAAGTTCTGAGTAATGGTCGGGTAAAGACTGTTGTGCACCGTGCTGTTCTGAATCCTGAAGAAGAAAGGATCTCTATAGCTAGCATCCTTGGTTTTGCACTGCATGAGAAGGTCGCCTGTGCCAAAGAGCTAGTGGATGAACAAAATCCCGAAAAGTACAAAGGGAGCAGCTTCAATGACTTTCTAGATTTTCTCACAAGTAATATGGACAACAAGGACAGGAACTTTCTTGGGAGCATTAGGATGTGAGGAGCATAATTACTAATTGAGGTATAATATTTACTTGAGCCCAAAAGCAGATGCTATGAGAAGCTCTACGCTTACAAAGATTCCCCCTGTCTGTTTGGATTACTTATCTGTAATAGTTTTAAATCATGTATCGGTAGTTTGTTCCCATGTTGTTTTCCGCTTTCATCGTTATATTGTAACGGGTCTGTAACAGGTAAATAAAAATCCACCATGTAAATCTATCCAGTATGATGTATTGTACTATgttaaaacttttttttttcgagagtacGCCAAAGTCGTACCATATCTTTATAGAAGGCAGAAGTTTGAGTACAAGAACGGCACCACTCGCTACAAGCAACGAGCGTAACCTCACACAACGCCGGCTACAGACCAAACAACCACAACACAAAGAACCTGTCCTAAGCAACAAACCAAGCCACGTCTCGACCGGCGTGAAGCACCTCCGAAGAGGAACGGCTCCCAAAGGAACTTCCTTGTCAACGCACCATCCGAAGGAGATCAATGGCGGGACTTGGACGGATCCCAGAAGCTGTCCTCCAGAACATGAACATGCCAGCAGTGACGTGCATAGTGCCTTGATGAACTGCCATGGACCGCTGCGACGCCGGATTGAAGCCGCCAAGGACCTGTGCACCGTGTCTTCATACCCGATGCTCCCAACAGAGTTACGACGTCGAAGACGCCACCATCGAGCCGATCCGCGGATCGAGGCTTTCGCCCGAAGACAACATCCAGCTCCAAGCAGGTTATGGGGACTCCGACACTCCTCGGCGGCGCCTCCAAGGAGGGGAACGACACCCGCgggcgccgtcgccgccggcccGACTGAGCCAAGCTAGACTTTCGTCCGAGTCATCGCAAGCCTCCCCAACCCCCGGAACTGGGGCATACCGTCCGTGAGGActcgcaccgccgccgtcgcagCCCCTCGTCGATGAAGTTGCAAAAACCGCAGAACTCCGAAACACCCACCGCATGGCTGAAGGCTAGGCGAAGACCCCAACTCCGACTCCATCCCGGCGAGGCACCACAACCTTCACACCCGCCGGCACGAAGCACTGCGGCCAACACTCCCGCTCCTCTGGCTTGGGCTGGGTAGCCCTCCACGAACGCTACCCACTCCAGGCGAGACGTCCCTCCCAGCCACCCCACCCGCCAGACCCAGATCGGGCCCGCaagcccagatcgggcccggGCCGCCAGCTTCCTCCGCCCGCGATGCCGACGAGGAACACCGCAGGAGCGCCGGCCAAGGGGGCGGCGGGCCTCTGCTCGCCAGGGCGTTCCCTGGCCGaggcctccgcgccgccgccacccaacCTGCCGCTCCCAGACGCCCCTCAcgacgccgccgcgccgccacgACCTCCCTCCTCGCCCACCTCGCTGGGATCTCCTCTCCGCTCGACCCCTCCGCCACGCACCACCGGGGACCACCGCACCCAGCGCCGCCGACCGCTCGCGCCACCTGCGCCGCCCTTCGACGTCCATGTCATAAATTTACACATGGATGCATTACTTTCTTCTTTGAGAGAAAACTGTAGGGGGAAGCCTTAATGaattctccctcacttccttcaATATTTTTACTCTACATGTCACATGAATGGATATATGTCACTCCAGGGCATGCTACTTGTAATAGTACCAGTTCTGATAGATGTCAGTTTTTAGTTTGCCAGTCTCTCCGTTCGTGACATATTTATTTTAGTAGTTTAATTGATGTGCAAATTTATGACATTTCCAGAGGAAACCAAATCGAAAGTTAAACCCCAACTAGGTCTCAAACAGTAGCAAATTTTAGTTAGAAAGAGATGGTAAATGGGGGAATTGTCCTGGAGGGCGCCTAGACCCCAACTTGGTAGATGTTGGCAGTTGGCACATATACTACTAGGAAAACTAAAGAATTCAAGGAGCACGCGATCCATTGCAAGCTTACACACCAACTAACTCTGCATAAATATGTCCCGCCCTCGTCCTGTCGCCCACATTCCTTGGAACCACCACCTCTTCCTGCCCGCTGTTGGCGGCTACAAACGCCGTATAAGAGCCTCGAGAAGGACCCGTCTACGGGGAGCTCGGCATTGGCGGGGGTGAGCGGATCTAAGGGACACCGGCGCCAGACCGTGCCCACAGAGTTAGAAGCAGCGGGCAGATAAGGCGGCTTCTACGAACCCGCGCGGTGCCGTCGCCGAGGAAGCAGATGCAGCCACGGGGTAATATGGGGAGGCGTCGGGACGTACCAGTACCGGCGGCGAGATCCCGGGCCGCTGCGCCGCCGCCAAACACCGCCGTCCCGGCCGTTGAGGCATTTCGGCGGCGTCTCACTGGAATCGCCTGCGCCGGTAATGCATCCGATATCTTCCCAGCAATGGCCGCAAATCCGGGCTGGCCTGGAATGGACTCGAGAGTTGTGGTGGGCCTGAAACCAAAGCCTTTCCACGACAGGCCGCCTAGACTAGTGAAGAGCCCCTCCCTTCTGTCTATAGCAAATTCGGCTGTTCCTATTTGACGCTCGGTTGCGTCTGTTAGAGGCGCAATGCATACGTCAATTCCTTCAGCGCGGacgtcgggccggcccattttgtcGGTGATGGGGATGGAAGAAGGTGCCACGAAGGAAGAAGGCGACCATGCGCCCCACCTCGCCTGAGACGGTGTAGAGCAGCTAGGCGCGGCGTCATGGGCGGAGGTGAGGCCGAAAAACTTAGGGTTTTGGGTGTGGGGCTCACCGAAGAACTTAGGGGAGGGTGGGGGATCGTCGGAGAACTTATGGAAGGGTGGGTGTAGTGCGGGTGAGTGCTCGCCGAAATTGGAGGAGCTTTAGAGGGAAGGCGGGGGTGGCGGTGGCTGTGGCTCGGGTAGGGTGGCAAGGCGGTGCGCGGGAGCGTCGGCGGCCACGGGAGGCGGGTGTAGGCGGTTGTGGCCGGCTGCAGAGGCGGGGGCTAGCAGCAGCGATCAATCACGGAGATGAGGAAGACGGTGCGATGCGAAGTGggcctgttgtgggtatacttcatgggtgtaccatcgacagtggctagatccggcaagcccgggtggcccatagacggtgatgaggcatgcggcccatcgggcggcccagttgctgttgatcatgaaggaagaagtccagcccaggatcagcaggccggatccgtaccgacctaggagtgacccggatccagggaggcccatgaggaacccggatccagtacgacgtgtatggaaggcggatccgtgacgtgcacggcaagatattgtaccgtagctaggctgtctgtaatccggctaggactctccatgtaaaccctagatccgtgcgcctttataagccggatcccgggagccctagaggcacaaccacaactcattgtaacaacgcgaaagcgcccagataattccagacaagcagcgatGAGGCCCTGTCTTCGTGCGGGTGTTCGaaggctgggtaaatcgcgtaccaccgtcccgagagcactccgccctatggcccctatttcttctcccctcgtgaggatccctcctccggtgtcacgtcgattaggcaacgacggtTGGCGCCACCGTGGGGCTGTGGCGtacggaggccggaaccgggagggttccgccatgggaagctacgacgacaccatcggcgtggggcgcgtcctttacgccgggaatctgccgatcgtccctccggatgagtgctggattccggctaggacaaaccccgtcaagctctccatcgtcccaattggcggcattcacatcttcatcggggaaaccgtcgattccgacggaaacccactggtaagtaacgcagacgcgaccgccgcagagctggacgctgtcgctaaGATCCGAtctagatgcaggagcttcccaaggaagattccgcctcggatctggaaatttcaaagcccacccaatccgccccgagcaggaaacaaaggtggaagaccaatgcagatccgctgggtttcccaggtgttagaaagcgaggtgccacttcgtacacttcttggcccataccgccggaaccgcccctcaagaagacggagctggtcctgagcggtagaggcaccggaaaacggcgcagatccggatcaggctcagcttgtcggagaaagcgaagctccggttgaagagtcgattttgggcaatgcgagcccaatttccggcgacaccccgtccaCGGAATCCGATGaccgttcgcaagataagggagtacggatacggcgatcagcctgaagtcgactccgcccagcccaagcgaggttctcgcaacggtagcgtgGCTGGGACAAAGctggatccggagaccaagtcagccaatcgacccccaaccatcccatcaaggatctccaatgtctcgggtgcgaccccaaagggattctccctcggaggaaatcttgtcggcgagaggaggtggccgcgcgagcagttcttaacacacctataaccccgggcgacgccgcagatctggaggccctagagaccgccgaaaggaaatgctggccacggccaagaggctcgccgataccgaagctgcgttaaggataggaagcgcagatcatgcagcctggacggaaaacttcgagagacaggatcgcgagattgctgccacactcgagcaggtcaagagcatgagggctgagtgggaggtaaagatgacctatgcgcaggcggaggccgatcgaattgttagagaagcaattccgcctcgcgaatacccttcaacacgcccgcagatcaccagcctggaaactcccaaggacaacatacgaaagcagcggaattgctgaagaagaaggacgaagaagttgacatcaactatctccgcacacttgtcgcttgacAATGCAGCGGCGAGCAAGGCGAGATACTtcacgcaggttggaatccaatccggataactgtgtatctaccgcgcgaaggacgatgaatcgcacaccggatcctcggagcgcgagaagaagggccagggagcacccaaatccgatccccgttccgtcacgagacgcctccgtcggatccaaggaagggaaaggacgcgatgtactccggaagagacaaataccgcaacccctcacctccacccaacggttacccgcgaccccctcgccgccgtagtcagccggaaacaccaggcccgtagggcatggtgcgcttgttatccgcgacaacgtgccgcCAAGAAACGAGAAAcgaggagcgctcgccggaacctcgccggaatcagaacaatgttcatgagcccgagcccgggaggagtcggaatgaaaaCCGCGGtccgagcctcgccggaaccgcgatccgaacctcgtcggagccgggacccgagcctcgtcggagccgtgacccggagcctcgccggaacgaccagggcagccaacgccaaggcgaaggcagccacgggAGCCGGAGtcggcaccgggaaggccgaggagattcggatggcggaagcaagaagtcggaccgcccacctcgcaggtctccctcaccaccacctagcggtggcggcggaggtggaggcggaggcaatggccggagatctcgctctcgctccaagtctctcgccacggctcgcgcgacgcgcgggaccgccttaacgaatctggagaaccgactacattggtccagaAGTGCTTTGgcgggatgattcgagaggaaccaaagccaaggatgaacctcaagctaccggaaatctgaagcattatgatggcaccgaaaggccggatacctggattgaggattactacaatctgtaaccttcgccg
This region of Lolium perenne isolate Kyuss_39 chromosome 2, Kyuss_2.0, whole genome shotgun sequence genomic DNA includes:
- the LOC127336707 gene encoding flavanone 3-dioxygenase 3 — encoded protein: MLSHRTTLHPVLILHSKIGLWWSVNMSDDSKSIPPEQLPSDDLHPPPMPVINLGHLILEPETRSGVVEDIAKACHDLGYFQVINHGISQSVMDGAFEAALDFFKLPSEIKEEFASDDLRQPVRYDTSSKDGISMSRAFLKHYAHPLSDWMQYWPEKPPIYRKHMGTLAVEVRRVALQLMEAILEGMGLGKDYQHEKFEEGLQLMSVNCYPKESEGDAAIGLAPHSDYGFLTILLTSCRGLEVVDRNSNSWKVVQQLPHALHVHVGDHMEVLSNGRVKTVVHRAVLNPEEERISIASILGFALHEKVACAKELVDEQNPEKYKGSSFNDFLDFLTSNMDNKDRNFLGSIRM